In the genome of Nonlabens sp. MB-3u-79, one region contains:
- a CDS encoding S41 family peptidase produces MKKSYLYYPLFLGIFFAIGIWLGSVLNQNSIGNDYIASSSSVKKRKLNRLIDLIDQRYVDKINTDSIVDVTVNEIMQNLDPHSVYIPSDQAEDVENSMRGDFVGIGIRFFVNQDSISVLRAIENGPSDKAGIKGGDKILYADGKPLFGINAVSTNALKGEDGSKVMLGVLRPGDQDIINIPVTRGNVAIKSVDASYMLSGTLGYIKINRFAETTEAEFKKAIKNLKRAGATQIALDLRDNPGGVLSAAVEIADEFLEEDQLILFQKDRNNKRKDSYATDRGSYENSNVFILINENSASASEVVAGALQDNDTGTIIGRRSFGKGLVQQEIKLGDGSAVRLTIARYYTPTGRSIQRPYDNGNEDYFKEYIDRYNNGELENAANIEVNDSRKKVTPGGKVVYGGGGIIPDVFVASPEGYVLQTLDYLGRTGFADQFVNKYLQEEGSVLRTMSQQDFITDYKIPEQLMEEFIQYAQLYNTSIKLPGYRNEIALIIKSAMAEQLFTTELKVKLLNQEDLMIKKLLELSRD; encoded by the coding sequence ATGAAAAAAAGTTATCTATACTACCCATTATTTTTAGGGATCTTCTTTGCCATAGGGATATGGTTAGGGAGTGTTCTTAATCAAAATAGTATAGGTAACGATTACATTGCCTCTTCCAGTAGTGTAAAAAAACGCAAACTTAACAGATTAATTGATCTGATAGATCAGCGCTACGTAGATAAGATCAATACCGATAGTATAGTAGATGTGACCGTAAATGAGATCATGCAAAATCTGGACCCGCATTCGGTTTATATTCCTAGTGACCAGGCAGAAGATGTAGAGAATAGCATGCGAGGCGATTTTGTGGGTATAGGAATTCGCTTTTTTGTGAATCAAGATTCTATTTCTGTGTTGCGAGCCATTGAAAATGGACCTAGCGATAAGGCGGGTATTAAAGGGGGTGATAAAATCCTCTATGCTGATGGAAAGCCGCTTTTTGGAATAAATGCTGTTTCTACCAATGCGCTCAAAGGGGAAGATGGATCTAAGGTGATGTTGGGCGTTTTAAGACCTGGTGACCAAGACATCATCAATATTCCTGTAACTAGGGGTAATGTGGCTATAAAAAGTGTGGATGCCAGTTATATGTTGAGCGGCACTCTAGGCTATATAAAAATCAACCGCTTTGCTGAGACCACAGAGGCAGAATTTAAAAAAGCGATTAAAAATTTAAAAAGAGCTGGTGCCACTCAAATCGCACTGGACTTAAGAGATAATCCAGGGGGTGTTTTAAGTGCTGCGGTAGAAATAGCAGACGAGTTTCTGGAAGAAGATCAACTTATTCTCTTTCAAAAAGATAGAAACAATAAACGCAAAGACAGCTATGCTACCGATAGAGGTTCTTACGAAAACAGCAATGTGTTTATATTGATCAATGAAAATAGTGCCAGTGCTAGTGAGGTAGTTGCTGGAGCATTACAAGATAACGATACAGGGACCATTATAGGGCGTAGGAGTTTTGGTAAAGGATTGGTGCAACAAGAGATCAAATTAGGAGACGGAAGTGCTGTACGACTTACTATTGCCAGGTATTACACACCCACTGGAAGAAGCATCCAAAGGCCTTATGACAACGGTAACGAAGATTATTTTAAAGAATATATAGACCGTTATAACAATGGAGAGTTAGAAAATGCTGCCAATATTGAAGTAAACGATTCTCGTAAAAAAGTCACTCCTGGTGGTAAAGTTGTTTATGGTGGTGGAGGTATTATTCCAGATGTTTTTGTAGCTAGCCCAGAGGGTTATGTGCTACAAACTCTGGATTACTTAGGTAGAACAGGATTTGCAGACCAGTTTGTGAATAAATACCTTCAAGAAGAGGGAAGTGTTTTGAGAACCATGTCTCAACAAGATTTTATAACCGATTATAAAATTCCAGAACAATTGATGGAAGAATTTATACAGTATGCACAGTTGTACAATACGAGTATTAAATTACCAGGTTATAGAAATGAAATTGCATTGATCATAAAGTCTGCTATGGCCGAACAGTTGTTCACTACAGAGCTAAAAGTAAAATTGCTAAATCAAGAAGATCTTATGATTAAGAAATTGCTCGAATTGAGTCGTGATTAA
- the rpe gene encoding ribulose-phosphate 3-epimerase: MSKLIAPSVLAADFANLQRDVEMINRSEADWFHIDIMDGVFVPNISFGIPVLRDIVKHATKTIDCHLMIVDPDRYVETFAQLGCNILTVHYEACTHLHRTLQLIKSHGMKAGVALNPHTSIDLLKDVIQDIDMVCLMSVNPGFGGQSFIENTYDKVTRLKEMITAKGCVTLIEIDGGVTDKNARQLVDAGADVLVAGSYVFKSANQEVTIKSLRSLANS; this comes from the coding sequence ATGTCTAAACTTATCGCTCCATCTGTTCTCGCCGCAGACTTTGCTAACCTTCAACGTGATGTAGAAATGATCAATAGATCTGAGGCTGACTGGTTTCATATCGATATTATGGACGGTGTTTTTGTGCCCAATATTTCCTTTGGAATACCTGTATTACGCGACATCGTAAAACATGCGACCAAAACCATAGACTGCCACTTGATGATTGTAGATCCAGATCGTTATGTGGAGACTTTTGCCCAGCTAGGTTGTAACATTCTTACGGTGCATTATGAGGCTTGTACCCACTTGCATAGAACATTGCAATTGATCAAATCCCATGGCATGAAAGCTGGTGTGGCTTTGAACCCTCATACTTCAATAGATTTATTAAAAGACGTTATCCAAGATATCGACATGGTATGTTTGATGAGTGTCAACCCAGGTTTTGGCGGGCAAAGCTTTATTGAAAATACTTATGATAAAGTAACGCGACTTAAAGAAATGATCACTGCAAAAGGATGCGTTACACTTATTGAAATAGACGGCGGCGTGACTGATAAAAATGCAAGACAACTCGTAGATGCAGGAGCAGATGTTCTAGTAGCGGGTAGCTATGTGTTTAAATCTGCAAATCAAGAAGTGACTATTAAGAGTTTAAGATCTTTAGCTAATTCATAA
- a CDS encoding MarC family protein, with the protein MENNAFINFFTAFNFKEAFTAGMILFAVIDIVGSIPIIVDLRRKVGHVQSEKASIVAGILMIVFMFVGESMLGLIGIDVNSFAVAGALIIFFIALEMILGIQLYKDDAPETAAIIPIAFPLIAGAGTLTSVLSLRAEYSAINIIIAIIVNIGFVYIVLKNSGRLEKLFGKQGINVIRKIFGVILLAIAVKLFTSNIQELF; encoded by the coding sequence ATGGAGAATAACGCTTTTATAAACTTTTTTACTGCCTTTAATTTTAAAGAAGCTTTTACAGCAGGAATGATTCTTTTTGCGGTCATCGATATAGTAGGTAGTATTCCTATCATTGTTGATTTAAGACGTAAAGTAGGTCATGTTCAAAGTGAAAAAGCATCTATTGTTGCTGGTATTTTAATGATCGTTTTTATGTTTGTAGGAGAAAGCATGTTAGGCCTTATAGGGATCGATGTCAACTCTTTTGCGGTTGCTGGTGCGCTTATTATTTTCTTTATTGCTTTAGAAATGATATTGGGCATCCAACTTTATAAAGATGATGCCCCAGAAACAGCGGCCATCATACCCATTGCTTTTCCATTAATTGCGGGTGCAGGAACGCTTACCTCTGTGCTTTCTTTAAGAGCTGAATACTCAGCCATTAATATCATTATTGCAATTATCGTGAACATAGGCTTTGTTTATATTGTACTAAAAAACTCCGGACGCTTAGAGAAACTTTTTGGTAAACAAGGAATTAATGTGATTAGAAAAATCTTTGGGGTCATCTTGCTAGCGATTGCAGTAAAACTATTTACTTCAAACATTCAAGAATTATTTTAA
- a CDS encoding response regulator translates to MSSIFIKIPIKNIYTLFLVIVSFSLNAQEFAIPHPQKLTAREILMDSLLSRSYDQFARGAYKESFELNIQTLKIALEEEDLLYTSKAYGYLGYDYLNQGDTIAAIENFESAHKFALKLDDPTILANTYGDLASIYSLDPKKEEISKEYTLKAIETYEATEDTLGLQYIYHNYADALKEKEQWDEVKPILDLLNSEKFKDYTDDVYRASIDNMMADYYFNTGNCIKADSLLLNVISLGEKSGLKGELEIAYNYYSRSLAIQDKHDEAFTYRLKYEKVHEANLKEKNAIENNRIAAIFQIDQYKKDLATSEAESQLQGEKMRNKTVFNYGLIALFLVAFLGLLFTFNLSKKRKQLNKALKEKNKLYLNEKTKTEKLARAKSDFFSTVSHELRTPLYGVIGMSTILLENNENKSVQEDLKSLKFSADYLLALINDVLQINKIDSNQIDNEQIDFNLRDLIERIVTTFEYMRRQNENVINLHLPIDTPVLLHGNATRLSQILMNLIGNANKFTTKGSIDITLFTKKIEADNITLAFSIKDNGEGIAQNKKEYIFEEFKQGDSHSYNYQGTGLGLPIVKRLLNISGSDIHLESEIGQGSIFSFELDYQIIQKATPQYNVRYQPVPLDSTVLKGKNILIAEDNRINQMVTKKILEKDGVLCTIAENGQEAVDAVKTKHYDLILMDVNMPVMNGLEATKLIKRDHHVPIIALTAVEIAEMRQNILDAGMDDIIIKPYDVSTFKQVIIKNIQDQKALYSF, encoded by the coding sequence TTGTCTTCTATATTTATAAAGATCCCTATCAAAAATATTTATACCCTTTTCCTTGTTATAGTGAGTTTCTCTCTGAACGCACAAGAGTTTGCAATACCACACCCACAAAAGCTAACAGCAAGAGAAATTCTTATGGATTCTTTGTTAAGTAGATCTTATGACCAATTTGCTCGAGGAGCTTATAAAGAATCTTTTGAACTCAACATACAGACGTTGAAAATTGCGCTGGAAGAGGAAGATCTTTTATACACCAGCAAAGCTTATGGTTATTTGGGCTATGATTACCTCAATCAAGGCGATACCATTGCGGCTATTGAAAATTTTGAAAGCGCCCATAAATTTGCCCTAAAGTTAGATGACCCAACGATTCTAGCAAATACCTATGGAGACCTTGCTAGTATTTATTCATTAGACCCCAAAAAAGAAGAAATAAGCAAAGAATACACTCTTAAAGCTATAGAAACTTATGAGGCGACTGAGGATACTTTAGGCCTTCAATACATTTATCACAATTATGCTGATGCCCTCAAAGAAAAGGAGCAATGGGACGAAGTCAAACCTATTCTCGACCTTCTAAATAGCGAAAAATTTAAAGATTATACAGATGATGTTTACAGAGCCAGCATAGATAATATGATGGCAGACTATTATTTCAATACTGGGAACTGCATAAAGGCAGATAGCTTGTTGTTAAATGTTATCTCTTTGGGTGAAAAAAGTGGCCTTAAAGGAGAATTAGAAATAGCCTACAATTATTACTCTCGCAGTCTTGCTATTCAAGATAAACACGATGAAGCCTTTACCTACAGATTGAAATACGAAAAGGTTCACGAGGCAAATTTAAAGGAAAAAAACGCGATTGAAAATAATAGAATAGCCGCTATCTTCCAAATAGATCAATATAAAAAAGATCTCGCAACATCTGAAGCAGAAAGTCAGCTGCAAGGGGAGAAAATGAGAAACAAGACCGTTTTTAATTACGGACTTATCGCACTTTTTTTAGTTGCTTTTTTAGGACTTTTATTTACGTTCAATCTATCTAAAAAAAGAAAACAACTCAATAAGGCACTTAAAGAAAAGAACAAGCTTTATCTGAACGAAAAGACCAAAACAGAAAAACTGGCTCGAGCAAAAAGTGATTTCTTCAGCACGGTGAGCCATGAGTTGCGCACTCCTTTGTATGGGGTTATTGGAATGAGTACTATCTTATTAGAAAATAATGAAAACAAAAGCGTTCAGGAAGACTTGAAATCACTCAAGTTTTCGGCTGATTATTTACTTGCTTTAATTAATGACGTCTTACAAATCAATAAAATTGATTCCAACCAAATAGACAACGAGCAGATTGATTTTAACCTACGTGATTTAATCGAGCGAATAGTCACCACATTTGAGTACATGCGCAGGCAGAATGAAAATGTCATCAATCTTCATTTACCTATTGACACACCCGTGTTGCTGCATGGCAATGCTACTAGATTATCTCAAATATTAATGAATTTAATAGGTAATGCCAATAAGTTTACAACAAAAGGCTCTATAGATATTACCTTGTTTACTAAGAAAATTGAGGCTGATAACATCACCCTTGCCTTTTCAATTAAAGATAATGGTGAGGGTATAGCACAAAATAAAAAAGAATACATCTTTGAAGAGTTCAAACAAGGCGACTCACACAGCTACAACTATCAAGGAACGGGACTGGGCTTGCCTATCGTAAAGCGATTATTAAATATATCTGGATCTGATATTCATTTAGAATCAGAGATAGGTCAAGGTTCTATTTTTAGTTTTGAATTGGATTATCAAATTATCCAAAAAGCAACTCCTCAATATAACGTTAGATATCAGCCAGTGCCCCTTGACAGTACTGTTTTAAAAGGGAAAAATATACTTATCGCAGAGGATAACCGAATCAATCAAATGGTGACTAAAAAAATTCTCGAAAAGGATGGCGTGCTGTGTACTATTGCAGAGAATGGCCAGGAAGCTGTGGATGCGGTAAAAACAAAACACTACGACCTTATTCTTATGGATGTGAACATGCCTGTTATGAATGGACTAGAAGCTACGAAGCTCATCAAAAGAGATCATCATGTACCCATAATAGCACTTACAGCTGTAGAAATTGCAGAAATGCGACAGAATATTCTAGACGCTGGTATGGATGATATTATCATAAAGCCTTATGATGTCAGCACTTTTAAACAGGTGATCATAAAAAACATACAAGATCAAAAGGCCTTGTATTCTTTTTGA
- a CDS encoding HupE/UreJ family protein, producing MDDFILYMTEGFYHVMNFNVGAYDHVLFFILIAVPFLFNSWKKLIGLSLAFTVGHILSLLLVIYGKVTFNSSYIEFLIVLTIVVAALYNIFTAGNRHRDNHNWITMIIALFFGIVHGFGFANGFKMLAAGAESKLLMLLEFALGIELGQLLVILVVIILNFIFTGIFRFNKKEWVQIISSIVLGMVIPLLIVRWIF from the coding sequence ATGGACGATTTTATCTTATATATGACAGAAGGTTTTTACCACGTCATGAACTTTAATGTAGGCGCATACGATCATGTGCTTTTTTTTATTCTTATAGCGGTTCCTTTTCTTTTTAACAGTTGGAAAAAACTAATTGGTTTAAGTCTCGCTTTTACGGTAGGACATATTTTATCTTTATTGTTAGTGATCTACGGGAAGGTCACCTTTAATAGTTCGTATATAGAGTTCTTGATCGTTTTAACCATAGTAGTAGCTGCTTTGTATAATATTTTTACAGCAGGAAATCGTCATCGAGATAATCACAATTGGATCACCATGATCATCGCTTTGTTTTTTGGAATTGTTCATGGTTTTGGATTTGCAAATGGTTTTAAAATGCTCGCTGCAGGAGCAGAAAGTAAGTTACTGATGCTTTTAGAATTTGCATTGGGAATTGAGTTAGGTCAATTACTGGTTATTCTGGTGGTGATCATACTTAACTTTATCTTTACGGGAATCTTCCGTTTTAATAAAAAAGAATGGGTACAAATCATCTCTTCTATAGTTTTAGGAATGGTGATACCTTTATTGATTGTCAGGTGGATTTTTTAG
- a CDS encoding BLUF domain-containing protein, whose protein sequence is MKSLYTICYVSKTAPELKEQDIEELFNYTSKANNKNGVSGILLHSLGNFFQVLEGDEKHLLPLFEKIKEDPRHAEMYEVYNKRTTQPVFDNYKSTFDIVKNSDDLKTLITYLNLDKSNSTNHKLKRLLKPFDMLGEF, encoded by the coding sequence ATGAAATCTCTTTATACTATTTGTTACGTCAGTAAAACAGCGCCCGAGCTCAAAGAGCAAGATATAGAGGAGTTGTTCAACTACACATCTAAGGCAAATAACAAGAACGGAGTAAGCGGTATTCTTTTGCATTCCTTAGGTAATTTTTTTCAAGTTCTAGAAGGGGATGAAAAGCACCTACTGCCATTGTTTGAAAAGATTAAAGAAGACCCCAGACATGCAGAGATGTACGAAGTATATAACAAACGTACTACGCAGCCAGTCTTTGATAATTATAAGTCAACTTTTGATATTGTGAAAAATTCTGATGACTTAAAAACACTTATTACTTACCTCAACCTAGACAAATCTAACAGCACCAACCATAAATTAAAAAGACTTCTCAAACCTTTTGATATGTTAGGTGAATTTTAG
- a CDS encoding NAD(P)/FAD-dependent oxidoreductase, protein MNLSYWEIKSWLTDVDFTVVGSGIVGLNCALKLRERFPKARILILEKGVLPQGASTKNAGFACFGSLSELIDDLQHQRPEEVLQLVRQRITGLQLMRTTLGDKAIDYQELGGYELFLESDEELYATCNHQRDEVNKLLHPVFNAPVFSLKENSFHFNNIKESCSFNPFEGQIDTGKMMTALLELVYKKNIKILNNISVEDISQNGAQVHIKTNHFDFSTSKVFIATNGFASQLLNETVKPARAQVLITKPIKDLPIKGTFHLDRGYYYFRNIEDRILLGGGRNLDFKGEETTDFHQTKLIQNKLEELLKTTILPHTTFEIDHRWSGIMGIGTTKKPIVKQLNDHVFCGVRLGGMGVAIGSLIGEELADLLD, encoded by the coding sequence ATGAATTTGTCCTATTGGGAAATAAAGTCCTGGCTTACCGACGTAGATTTCACTGTCGTGGGTAGCGGTATCGTTGGTCTTAACTGTGCCTTGAAATTACGAGAACGCTTCCCAAAAGCCCGTATATTAATCTTGGAAAAAGGAGTTTTACCTCAAGGCGCCAGTACTAAAAATGCAGGTTTTGCCTGTTTTGGCAGTTTGAGCGAACTTATAGATGATTTACAACATCAGCGTCCAGAAGAGGTCCTACAACTGGTTAGGCAACGCATAACTGGACTGCAATTAATGCGCACCACATTGGGTGATAAAGCCATCGATTATCAAGAATTAGGCGGCTATGAGCTTTTTTTAGAGTCTGATGAAGAACTCTATGCCACTTGCAATCATCAAAGAGATGAAGTCAATAAGTTATTACATCCCGTATTTAATGCTCCTGTATTTTCGTTAAAAGAGAACAGTTTTCACTTTAACAACATCAAAGAGAGTTGCAGCTTTAATCCTTTTGAGGGGCAGATTGATACAGGTAAAATGATGACCGCTTTATTAGAACTGGTGTACAAAAAGAACATCAAAATTTTAAACAACATCAGTGTAGAAGATATCTCACAAAATGGAGCACAGGTACATATCAAAACCAATCACTTTGATTTTTCAACTTCAAAAGTCTTTATAGCGACTAATGGATTTGCCTCGCAACTTTTAAATGAAACCGTCAAACCCGCCAGGGCACAAGTGCTCATTACAAAACCTATCAAAGACTTGCCTATCAAAGGAACCTTCCATCTGGATAGAGGTTACTATTATTTTAGAAATATAGAAGACAGAATCCTATTAGGTGGCGGTAGAAATCTTGATTTTAAAGGGGAAGAAACTACAGATTTCCATCAAACAAAGCTCATTCAAAACAAACTAGAAGAACTTCTGAAAACCACTATTTTACCGCACACTACTTTTGAAATAGACCACCGCTGGTCGGGTATTATGGGTATAGGCACTACTAAAAAGCCTATTGTAAAACAGCTCAACGACCATGTGTTTTGCGGCGTTCGATTAGGTGGTATGGGCGTTGCTATAGGTAGTTTAATAGGTGAAGAGTTGGCCGATCTATTGGATTGA
- a CDS encoding asparaginase: MKPKILLIYTGGTIGMMKDPETKALRAFDFSKLLVHIPEIKQLDCEIDTFSFDDPIDSSDMNLEEWRKLGDVIHKNYDDYHGFVVLHGSDTMSYTGSTLSFMFENLTKPIILTGSQLPIGDLRTDAKENLITSLQLAVEQDQEGPIIKEVCIYFEYQLYRANRTAKMNAERFEAFSSPNYPPLAISGVHLNIDKSLLWKWQVEDPAFAKAEQGKSPVTDANRMRYRPKLVDQVVVLKLFPGITEEVVRAICQIKSLKGIVLETYGSGNAPTQKWFVNILKEALENGIRMVNVTQCIGGAVAMGKYETSIQLQKIGLVSGNDITTEAALAKMMYLLEHTDSPSSFKTYFETSLRGEITG; encoded by the coding sequence ATGAAGCCTAAGATACTATTGATCTATACTGGTGGAACCATTGGTATGATGAAAGATCCGGAGACCAAAGCTTTAAGAGCTTTTGACTTTTCAAAGTTGCTGGTGCATATTCCAGAAATAAAACAGCTGGATTGTGAGATAGATACTTTTTCCTTTGACGATCCTATAGATTCTTCAGACATGAATTTAGAAGAGTGGCGCAAACTAGGTGATGTCATCCATAAGAATTACGATGATTACCACGGCTTTGTGGTTCTTCACGGTAGTGATACCATGTCTTATACAGGAAGCACGCTCAGCTTTATGTTTGAGAACCTTACCAAGCCCATTATACTTACAGGTTCCCAATTGCCTATAGGTGATTTGCGTACTGATGCTAAGGAGAATCTGATCACTAGTCTGCAACTTGCGGTAGAGCAAGATCAGGAAGGGCCTATCATTAAGGAAGTTTGTATTTATTTTGAATACCAATTGTATCGGGCTAACCGAACGGCAAAGATGAATGCCGAACGTTTTGAAGCCTTTAGCTCGCCTAACTATCCTCCATTAGCTATTAGTGGGGTGCATTTAAATATAGATAAGAGTTTGTTGTGGAAATGGCAAGTGGAGGATCCCGCTTTCGCGAAAGCGGAACAAGGAAAAAGTCCTGTTACAGACGCTAACCGTATGAGGTACCGACCTAAGCTTGTGGATCAGGTGGTTGTTTTAAAACTTTTCCCAGGAATTACCGAGGAAGTAGTACGTGCCATATGCCAGATTAAATCTTTGAAGGGTATTGTTTTAGAAACTTATGGAAGTGGTAACGCACCCACTCAAAAATGGTTTGTAAACATCTTAAAAGAGGCTTTAGAAAACGGTATCAGAATGGTGAATGTGACGCAGTGTATAGGCGGTGCCGTGGCCATGGGAAAATATGAAACCAGTATACAGCTGCAGAAAATAGGGCTGGTGTCTGGTAATGACATTACCACCGAAGCGGCACTGGCAAAAATGATGTACTTGTTGGAACACACCGATAGTCCATCAAGTTTTAAAACCTACTTTGAGACCTCGTTAAGAGGAGAAATAACCGGATAG
- a CDS encoding deoxycytidylate deaminase, with amino-acid sequence MKKEKQHRYDVAYLRMAMEWGKLSHCNRRRVGALIVRDRMIISDGYNGTPSGFENFCEDEEGYTKWYVLHAEANAILKVAGSTQSCRDATLYITMSPCKDCSKLIHQSGINRVVYMEGYKDDSGLQFLEKAGVIIEQIEQVD; translated from the coding sequence TTGAAAAAAGAAAAACAACATAGATACGATGTCGCTTATTTAAGAATGGCGATGGAGTGGGGCAAACTTTCACATTGCAATAGACGTCGAGTAGGAGCGCTTATCGTAAGAGATCGCATGATCATAAGCGATGGGTATAATGGAACACCTAGTGGTTTTGAAAACTTCTGTGAAGATGAAGAAGGCTATACCAAATGGTATGTACTTCACGCTGAGGCTAATGCTATTTTAAAAGTAGCCGGTTCTACACAAAGCTGTCGTGATGCGACTTTGTACATCACCATGTCGCCTTGTAAAGATTGTAGTAAATTAATACATCAAAGTGGCATAAATCGTGTAGTGTACATGGAAGGCTATAAAGATGATAGCGGTTTGCAATTTCTAGAGAAAGCAGGAGTTATTATAGAACAAATAGAACAAGTCGATTAA
- a CDS encoding CBS domain-containing protein — protein MGIKNFMGKREVTTGHVPQLFQVKDYMTRKLITFSPDQGITEVMEILLKQRITGGPVIDANDNLVGIISDTDLMHVIGESRYHNLPLGNRKVSDYMSPQPTTIDQEADIFDAAARFLRSGRRRFPVTKNGKLIGQISRMDVIIAAMQLRGDQWR, from the coding sequence ATGGGAATCAAGAACTTTATGGGAAAAAGAGAAGTTACAACTGGTCATGTCCCACAACTATTTCAAGTAAAGGATTACATGACTCGCAAGTTGATCACTTTTTCTCCAGATCAAGGAATTACAGAAGTCATGGAAATCTTGCTCAAGCAAAGAATTACTGGTGGGCCTGTAATAGATGCAAATGACAATTTAGTAGGCATTATAAGCGATACAGATTTAATGCACGTCATAGGGGAAAGCCGTTACCACAACTTACCATTAGGCAATAGGAAGGTGAGCGATTACATGTCTCCACAGCCTACCACAATAGATCAAGAAGCAGATATTTTTGATGCTGCTGCTCGATTTCTTAGAAGTGGGCGCAGACGTTTTCCTGTGACTAAGAATGGAAAGTTGATAGGTCAGATCTCTAGAATGGATGTCATTATCGCTGCTATGCAACTTAGAGGAGATCAGTGGCGATAA
- a CDS encoding 1-acyl-sn-glycerol-3-phosphate acyltransferase has product MNRYDDIRFFNDAEVQIALQSAVRHPMIKSLFQYTFKDMDYEEAKKIILSCKSINDFQRDVICRTVETVLAESSAGLTTSGFDQLDPKKSYLYISNHRDIVLDTSLINLTLFNKGLIRTASAIGDNLVQRPFVNALSRLTRNFIVKRGVSPREILMSSKKLSEYIKSLIQEDNRSVWVAQRQGRTKDGNDITEQGVLKMIALAAGKEGIESYLNNLRIVPVSISYEYDPTDILKVPELLAKEADEEYIKSENEDFNSILKGALGQKKHIHIHAAKPFHIKTLEEQSTNQVLQRIVQHLDREIQTNYKLWPTNYVAHDLLTNSSKYKAHYSDHDMQQFERRLRLRVNVEDRKAVESFLNMYARPVLNKEKLAVTNEA; this is encoded by the coding sequence TTGAATAGATACGACGACATACGGTTTTTTAATGACGCTGAAGTACAAATAGCGCTTCAGAGCGCAGTGCGTCACCCCATGATAAAATCACTTTTCCAGTACACGTTTAAAGACATGGACTACGAAGAGGCAAAAAAGATTATACTCTCTTGTAAGTCCATCAATGATTTTCAGCGGGATGTGATTTGTAGAACGGTAGAGACCGTGCTAGCAGAATCCAGTGCTGGGCTTACTACTTCAGGTTTTGATCAGTTAGATCCTAAAAAGAGTTACCTCTATATTTCCAACCATCGGGACATTGTTCTAGACACTTCCTTGATCAACCTCACCCTTTTTAATAAAGGCCTGATAAGAACAGCAAGTGCTATAGGAGATAACTTGGTACAGCGTCCTTTTGTAAACGCACTCAGTCGTCTCACTCGTAATTTTATAGTCAAAAGAGGAGTAAGTCCTAGGGAGATTTTAATGAGTAGCAAGAAGCTCAGCGAGTACATCAAGTCCTTAATTCAAGAAGACAATAGAAGTGTATGGGTAGCGCAACGTCAAGGTCGTACTAAAGATGGTAACGATATCACGGAGCAAGGTGTGCTTAAAATGATCGCTCTAGCGGCGGGTAAAGAAGGTATAGAGAGTTATTTGAACAATTTGCGTATTGTGCCGGTATCAATCTCTTACGAGTACGACCCTACTGATATTTTAAAAGTACCAGAACTACTTGCCAAAGAAGCTGACGAAGAATACATCAAATCTGAAAATGAAGATTTCAATAGTATTTTAAAAGGAGCCTTAGGTCAGAAAAAGCACATTCATATCCACGCGGCAAAGCCTTTTCATATAAAAACTCTAGAAGAACAAAGTACCAATCAAGTGTTGCAACGCATTGTACAGCACCTGGATAGAGAAATACAAACCAATTATAAGCTTTGGCCTACTAATTATGTAGCTCATGATTTACTGACAAACAGTTCTAAATACAAAGCACATTATTCAGACCACGATATGCAGCAGTTTGAACGCAGATTGCGTTTACGTGTTAATGTAGAAGACCGTAAAGCGGTAGAAAGCTTCTTGAACATGTATGCACGACCCGTGTTGAACAAAGAAAAACTGGCAGTCACTAATGAAGCCTAA